TTCTGCCCACTGCAATTTAACTGCCCTGTTTTGCAGAGAACAGTGAGGTTCTGTGAGCAGCTGGCCACTGTTATACCCAACTCACACGTCTTCTACCGAAGAGGGCTGGCTTTGAAAAGAATCATTCCACAGTGCATTGCAAGGGACTTCACAGATTTAATTGTCATTAATGAAGATCGCAAAATACCAAGTATCCTTTTGTGTATTTATCAGGGAATGGAAACAATTCTGTTGTGTGCATCAGAGATCTActttattctgttttctttctcttcacagTGCAAATTACAGAGCTAAAAATCACTGTGCCAACTTGAGTGTCGGATAGCTAATGGAACTTGGACTTATTAAAGAAAGTGTTGGTATTTTTTTGTAATGCATGGTTAAGCACTTATTATTTCAGTAAATATAACAGTTTGATTAATTAACAAGTTTTTCTGACCAGGAAGAtccatcttttttttctggctAGATAAAACATTACAAATTCATCAAATGTGAAAACAGTAGAGGATAACCCTTGTTAGCATGTAATGGGCATCCTTCAGAAAGCTGGTGAACTAGTTTGGGAATGTATGTTTGAACATACAACAAAACCTTGGGAATAGATTATGGATCTAAACCTCTAGTGTAATACTGCATTTTGCATTGAATGTTCCTCTCTAAGTTACATGCTCGATTTTaccagcctttttttttaacttggtGCACAGATGGTCTTGTTTTAAGTCACCTTCCTGATGGTCCAACTGCTCATTTTAGAATGAGTAGTGTGCGTTTGCGTAAAGAAATAAAGGTGAGActcaaaaatatttgaaaaatggGTTATCTGTTGGTTAATTACAAATACATCCAGTCTGCTTCAACTgtcaaaactgcattttgatATGATTCATCTTGATCTTGTAAATGTGTTCTTTTAGCAAGCTAACAGGAGGCTAAGGACTAGTGTATTCTACTTCATAAGCAGCATATTTCCACTTTCAAGCTTATTTGCTGCAAGTGTTTTATAATCTgacaagtatttttaaaatcatatcATTAAATAGCAGATGATAAACTACATCAGTAGGAAATACCACATATGTAGCATACACACAATAGGGTATATGAAATGAGCAGTGTAAAAGGTTTCATTAGATGTAGTTTGTCTTGAATAAAACCTAGGTCTTGTTCCTATAGATAGCCCTGTCACCTCTTAGTATTGCTTACTTAGCCCTAAGTAATTTGCAGTATAATgggttttcttctttgaaaTAAGTAATCTCTAATTAGTTTTTATTAAAGAAGCCCATATGCTCTCAGTCCCATAGATCCCTAGTTGGTATGAGTACAGGGGGAATACTCCTATGATAGGTAGAGTGCATTGTCCACTATAACAGGTTCTGCTAAGAGTAAAAAATCGTGCAggagaaaatataaaattatttgtgCTTTTTCATTGAATTTATATTATTGAAACAAAGATCCTTATGTTACCAGCTGCTCCTTTACATGTTTATGAACTTTGATTGTGTTTGAATGAATGATTAGGGCGTGGTTTTGGCCCTGTCCTTCTATTTCAAACACTTCTTAGGTAATACATTTAAATCCTTTTGCATTCAGTCTGTTCTTTGCATTGTTGTCACTCTGATTGCAGCGGAAGGGGAAGGAGCCCACGGAACACGTCCCTGAAGTGATCCTGAATAACTTCACAACGCGCCTCGGCCACTCCATCGGCCGCATGTTTGCTGCGCTCTTCCCACACGACCCTCAGTTCATTGGAAGACAAGTAGCTACATTTCACAACCAGAGGGACTACATCTTTTTCAGATTCCACAGGTGACATTTTCCTCAATACTCATTTACAAGTGAGAGAGAATGCTCTCGTAACTTAATTcctaattttaattcttttcttccCCAAGATATATCTTCAAGAGTGAAAAGAAAGTGGGAATTCAAGAACTTGGGCCACGTTTTACATTGAAGCTGAGGTCACTTCAAAAAGGAACCTTTGATTCCAAATTTGGAGAATATGAGTGGATTCATAAGGTATGTCTTAGTAATGATAATATCTTGCTTGGGGAGGCTAAATCTGACATGAAATGTAGCCAAAAATCTTACCCTAGAAAAGTGGTATAAATGCAGGTCTCAGTGGGGAAGCACTTAAGTATTTGGAGGTGTATTTTGAGAGTCATGCAAAGCAGAAACATCCTGCTCtgtttcaaataaaaaataaaaatagcaagGACAATGAATGTCAATATACTGTAACTACTTATTTACAACTCTGCTGTGCAATAACTACATTTCACTGTCTGCCATGCTATAAAGAGGAGTGGTCCTTCTTGTTTGTTTCATCGTGTTGCATGAACTTGCTGGCAAACAACT
The genomic region above belongs to Zonotrichia albicollis isolate bZonAlb1 chromosome 8, bZonAlb1.hap1, whole genome shotgun sequence and contains:
- the RPF1 gene encoding ribosome production factor 1, with the translated sequence MAGEGSAPAPGDAAGPPAPERVLFPPTFSVSEIKNKQRRHFMFLRWKQQQRKEKLALKKKRRKEREALGDKAPPKAVPKTIENQRVYDETTVDPNDEEVAFDEATDEFAPYFNRQTVPKILITTSDRPRGRTVRFCEQLATVIPNSHVFYRRGLALKRIIPQCIARDFTDLIVINEDRKIPNGLVLSHLPDGPTAHFRMSSVRLRKEIKRKGKEPTEHVPEVILNNFTTRLGHSIGRMFAALFPHDPQFIGRQVATFHNQRDYIFFRFHRYIFKSEKKVGIQELGPRFTLKLRSLQKGTFDSKFGEYEWIHKRREMDTSRRKFHL